From one Rhodovulum sp. ES.010 genomic stretch:
- a CDS encoding EF-hand domain-containing protein — MTKSKFVPAGLLALVLVGGTAPLASAQGMSFFSDRDAKAMRADFRGGDHGQRGHHAKRSATGGGMFRTLFEIVDANGDRSVTEEEIDAYRAAQLAEVDASGDGALSIEEFDKLYRALTRSRMVDAFQALDADGDGRIAAEEIDTRIAHIVARLDRDGDGVLSLTPPAAAPVQVAPQADN; from the coding sequence ATGACCAAATCGAAATTCGTTCCCGCAGGTCTTCTGGCGCTGGTCCTGGTCGGCGGCACTGCCCCCCTGGCCTCGGCGCAGGGCATGAGCTTCTTCTCCGATCGGGACGCCAAGGCGATGCGCGCCGATTTCCGCGGCGGTGATCATGGCCAGCGCGGCCACCACGCCAAGCGTAGCGCGACCGGCGGCGGGATGTTCCGCACCCTCTTCGAGATCGTCGATGCCAATGGCGACCGCAGCGTGACCGAGGAAGAGATCGATGCCTACCGCGCAGCGCAACTGGCCGAGGTCGATGCCTCGGGCGATGGCGCGCTGTCGATCGAGGAGTTCGACAAGCTCTACCGTGCGCTGACCCGCTCGCGCATGGTCGACGCGTTCCAGGCACTCGACGCCGATGGCGACGGCCGGATCGCGGCCGAGGAGATCGACACGCGCATCGCGCACATCGTCGCGCGGCTGGACCGGGACGGCGATGGCGTGCTGAGCCTGACGCCTCCGGCGGCCGCCCCCGTGCAGGTCGCCCCGCAGGCGGATAACTGA
- a CDS encoding TolC family outer membrane protein: MSRFLRTFAGAALAAAVFAGGHGARAQTLTDALVAAYKNSHLLEQNRAVLRAADEDVAQAVAELRPVFNFLLRGTYSDPSPTAANPTGDSTTTAFAELSAQLTLYDNGQNRLAVDASKETVLATRAALLGVEQDVLLGAVQAYMDVFAAVQNVSLAENNVRLITQQLRAAEDRFEVGEVTRTDVSLAQSRLAAARSNLVAAQGSLAVAREAYKRAIGRYPGQLSGIPRLPAMPQSTDAARAVAVKSHPDIVEAQHNVSVAELNLARAKAAQGPTVTAGANIRKLEQGRESKGVTLDVNQTLYAGGALYSAERQARANVQRARAGLLQVVRLIEEEVGSAWSSLAVARAQLEATDRQIQAAQLAFEGTREEARLGARTTLDVLDAEQELLDARTSRVDAEANQYVAIYRVLSSMGLLTVQHLGLGIPTYDPRAYYNAVSTAPAKSLQGRKLDRVLESIGRD; this comes from the coding sequence ATGAGCAGATTTCTGAGAACGTTCGCCGGTGCCGCGTTGGCGGCGGCGGTCTTTGCAGGTGGGCACGGTGCCCGGGCCCAGACCCTGACCGATGCCCTGGTGGCGGCCTACAAGAACTCACACCTGTTGGAGCAGAACCGCGCGGTGCTGCGCGCCGCCGACGAGGACGTGGCCCAGGCGGTGGCCGAACTCCGCCCGGTCTTCAACTTCCTGCTCAGGGGGACCTATTCGGACCCGAGCCCGACGGCCGCAAATCCGACTGGAGATAGCACGACGACCGCCTTTGCGGAGCTTTCGGCGCAGCTCACGTTGTATGACAACGGGCAGAACCGGCTTGCGGTGGATGCGTCCAAGGAGACGGTGCTGGCCACGCGCGCGGCGCTGTTGGGCGTCGAACAGGACGTGTTGCTGGGCGCGGTGCAGGCCTACATGGACGTCTTCGCCGCGGTTCAGAACGTGTCGCTTGCCGAGAACAACGTACGCCTTATCACCCAGCAGCTTCGCGCGGCCGAAGATCGGTTCGAGGTGGGGGAAGTCACGCGGACGGACGTCTCGCTCGCGCAGTCGCGTCTGGCTGCGGCGCGCTCCAACCTGGTGGCCGCGCAGGGCAGCCTGGCCGTGGCGCGCGAAGCCTATAAGCGGGCGATCGGCCGCTATCCGGGGCAGCTCAGCGGGATTCCGCGCCTGCCGGCGATGCCGCAAAGCACCGATGCCGCCCGCGCCGTCGCGGTGAAGTCACATCCCGATATCGTCGAGGCTCAGCATAATGTCAGCGTGGCGGAGTTGAACCTGGCACGCGCCAAAGCGGCCCAGGGGCCGACCGTGACCGCAGGCGCCAATATCCGCAAGCTGGAGCAGGGCCGGGAATCCAAGGGCGTGACCCTCGACGTCAACCAGACGCTCTATGCCGGTGGCGCGCTCTATTCCGCCGAACGCCAGGCCCGCGCCAATGTCCAGCGCGCCCGCGCGGGGCTGTTGCAGGTCGTCCGCCTCATCGAGGAGGAGGTCGGCAGCGCCTGGTCCAGCCTGGCCGTCGCGCGCGCCCAGCTCGAGGCGACCGACCGCCAGATCCAGGCCGCCCAATTGGCCTTCGAGGGCACGCGGGAAGAGGCGCGGCTGGGGGCGCGCACCACGCTCGACGTGCTCGACGCTGAGCAGGAGCTTCTGGATGCGCGCACCTCGCGGGTCGATGCCGAGGCAAACCAGTATGTCGCGATCTACAGGGTGCTGTCCTCGATGGGCCTGCTGACGGTCCAGCACCTGGGGCTGGGCATCCCGACCTACGATCCGCGCGCCTATTACAACGCGGTCAGCACCGCCCCCGCCAAGAGCCTGCAGGGTCGCAAACTCGACCGGGTCCTGGAAAGCATCGGCCGGGACTAG
- the efp gene encoding elongation factor P, producing the protein MPKINGNEIRPGNVLEHNDGLWSVVKVEHVKPGKGGAFAQAELRNLRNGSKLNERFRSADKVERVRLEQRDQQFLYENDGQLVFMDTDTFEQIELPADLLGERRPFLQDGMTVEIEYYENEALNVTLPQKVTCRIEETEPVVKGQTAANSFKPALLDNGVRVMVPPFVGPEEEIVVNTETMEYAERA; encoded by the coding sequence ATGCCCAAGATCAACGGCAACGAAATCCGCCCCGGCAACGTGCTGGAGCACAATGACGGGCTGTGGTCGGTCGTGAAGGTCGAGCACGTCAAGCCCGGCAAGGGGGGCGCCTTCGCGCAGGCGGAGCTCCGGAACCTGCGCAACGGCTCCAAGCTGAACGAACGCTTCCGCAGCGCCGACAAGGTGGAACGTGTCCGGCTGGAGCAGCGCGACCAGCAGTTTCTCTATGAGAACGACGGCCAACTCGTCTTCATGGATACCGACACCTTCGAGCAGATCGAACTGCCCGCCGACCTCCTCGGCGAACGGCGGCCCTTCCTGCAGGACGGGATGACGGTCGAGATCGAGTATTACGAAAACGAGGCGCTGAACGTCACGCTGCCCCAGAAGGTGACCTGCCGGATCGAGGAGACCGAGCCGGTGGTCAAGGGGCAGACTGCGGCCAACAGCTTCAAGCCGGCGCTTCTGGACAACGGGGTCCGGGTGATGGTCCCGCCCTTCGTCGGCCCCGAAGAGGAGATCGTGGTTAACACCGAGACCATGGAATACGCCGAACGCGCCTGA
- a CDS encoding DUF6280 family protein has translation MADFVDGTAFNHEQGNRARKLFAAVVLAALDDAIADDKKYGNGPEQIARWARSRDGREVLSCAGIDPNERVVQGLMEFVARGVRTSVALSREESERRQLRALEDEAEAA, from the coding sequence ATGGCCGATTTCGTTGATGGCACAGCATTCAACCACGAACAGGGGAACCGTGCCCGCAAACTGTTCGCTGCCGTTGTGCTGGCCGCTCTGGACGACGCGATCGCGGATGACAAGAAATACGGCAACGGGCCCGAGCAGATCGCCCGCTGGGCGCGTTCGCGCGACGGTCGTGAAGTATTGTCTTGCGCCGGGATCGACCCGAACGAACGTGTGGTGCAGGGCCTGATGGAGTTCGTCGCCCGCGGCGTGCGGACCTCGGTGGCTTTGTCGCGCGAGGAAAGCGAACGGCGCCAGTTGCGGGCGCTGGAAGACGAAGCCGAAGCTGCGTAG
- a CDS encoding ATP-binding protein, giving the protein MKPRLPIDGLAARFSILLAAALIAANAIAAALLYADRARQDSAARFEREVERIVSLVPAIEAAPAERRIRAARAASTRLTRVSVDPVPRVAAGPTGRRAAALTRALQDALGDREVRAALVVRHHKDGPHGGEAVALSIRLDGDANGLQWLNTVSRGDHRGPPGIPSGVLLLVLGVSLVSVLGVALVLIRRLTRPLNALADAARAAGQGDRRVRVPEAGPRELRDAAAAFNEMQARIARFDAERMRTLAAVGHDLRTPITSLRIRAELLDEEDAAPMIQTLDEMTVMADGLVHYARGAGDGEEPVQVDLAAFLVRLCEERGAILTAAEAVHVQARPVALGRAFGNIIDNAIRYGGAARVRLERARDAVQVTVEDGGPGIPEERLSDVLEPFVRGEESRSGETGGAGLGLSIARNIIASHGGEIRLDNRPEGGLRVTISLPAAKMT; this is encoded by the coding sequence ATGAAACCGCGCCTGCCCATTGACGGCCTTGCCGCCCGGTTTTCGATCCTTCTGGCGGCGGCCCTGATCGCGGCCAACGCGATCGCGGCGGCATTGCTCTATGCCGATCGCGCCCGGCAGGACAGCGCCGCGCGGTTCGAGCGCGAGGTCGAGCGCATCGTGTCCCTCGTACCCGCGATCGAGGCCGCCCCGGCCGAGCGCCGGATCCGCGCGGCACGCGCGGCGTCCACCCGGTTGACCCGCGTGTCCGTCGATCCTGTCCCCCGGGTCGCAGCCGGCCCGACCGGGCGGCGCGCAGCGGCCCTGACCCGCGCGCTCCAGGACGCCTTGGGCGACCGCGAGGTGCGCGCCGCCCTCGTCGTCCGGCATCACAAGGATGGCCCGCATGGCGGCGAGGCGGTGGCGCTGTCGATCCGGCTGGACGGCGATGCCAACGGCCTGCAATGGCTGAATACCGTTTCGCGCGGAGATCACCGGGGACCGCCCGGTATCCCGTCCGGGGTTCTGCTGCTGGTGCTGGGGGTGTCCCTGGTCTCGGTGCTGGGCGTCGCGCTGGTACTGATTCGCCGCCTGACACGGCCTCTGAACGCTCTGGCCGACGCGGCGCGGGCGGCCGGGCAAGGCGACCGCCGGGTGCGTGTCCCCGAAGCGGGCCCGCGCGAATTGCGCGACGCCGCCGCCGCCTTCAACGAGATGCAGGCCCGCATTGCCCGGTTCGATGCCGAAAGGATGCGCACGCTGGCCGCGGTCGGGCACGACCTGCGCACGCCCATCACCAGCCTTCGCATCCGCGCCGAACTTCTGGACGAGGAGGACGCCGCCCCGATGATCCAGACGCTGGACGAGATGACGGTCATGGCCGACGGGTTGGTCCACTATGCGCGCGGTGCCGGCGATGGCGAGGAACCGGTGCAGGTCGATCTGGCCGCTTTTCTGGTTCGTTTGTGCGAAGAGCGGGGCGCGATCCTGACCGCGGCTGAGGCGGTGCATGTGCAGGCGCGCCCGGTCGCCCTCGGCCGCGCCTTTGGCAACATCATCGACAATGCCATCCGCTATGGCGGTGCCGCCCGCGTGCGGTTGGAACGCGCACGTGATGCCGTTCAGGTGACCGTAGAGGATGGCGGCCCCGGCATCCCGGAAGAGCGCCTCTCGGACGTTCTGGAACCCTTTGTCCGGGGTGAGGAGAGTCGCAGCGGCGAGACCGGCGGCGCGGGCTTGGGCCTGTCCATCGCCCGCAACATCATCGCGTCCCACGGGGGAGAAATCCGGCTGGACAATCGCCCCGAGGGCGGCCTGCGCGTGACGATAAGTCTGCCCGCAGCCAAGATGACATAA
- a CDS encoding efflux RND transporter permease subunit codes for MPSDRLEGAEARPERDALFTRRLGRDAAAGGRLQGGAHAGDPVPSAGAGGAALLTGMSWTLYQNLPAKLTPDEDRGIFLVSIQSPTAAAIGYTDVVVRKVEDLLAPYRENGAVEDIVSMVGQYGEANRALMVAVMSPWAERDLSPREIINELCPDFAQIMLASVRAFVPSGPGAGGGGSPLEVALKAPSFERAAEYSRQLDGRMRASPDIVDVRRDYEMNTPGYDIRVNRERACEIGEDARVISDVMRTFFACGRSR; via the coding sequence CTGCCCAGTGATCGCCTGGAAGGTGCCGAAGCGCGACCAGAGCGAGACGCGCTTTTCACGCGCCGTCTAGGACGCGACGCGGCGGCTGGCGGACGGCTACAAGGCGGTGCTCATGCGGGTGATCCGGTTCCCAGCGCTGGTGCTGGGGGCGCGGCGCTGCTGACGGGGATGTCCTGGACGCTGTACCAGAACCTGCCGGCGAAACTGACTCCCGACGAGGACCGCGGCATCTTCCTCGTCAGCATCCAGTCCCCGACCGCCGCGGCGATAGGGTATACCGATGTGGTGGTGCGTAAGGTCGAGGACCTGCTCGCGCCCTATCGGGAAAACGGCGCGGTCGAGGACATCGTATCCATGGTCGGCCAGTATGGCGAGGCAAACCGCGCGCTGATGGTGGCGGTGATGTCGCCCTGGGCAGAGCGCGACCTTTCCCCGCGCGAGATCATCAACGAGCTTTGCCCCGACTTCGCGCAGATCATGCTCGCAAGCGTGCGGGCCTTCGTGCCCTCGGGGCCGGGCGCGGGCGGCGGCGGCTCGCCGCTGGAGGTGGCGCTGAAGGCGCCGAGCTTCGAGCGGGCGGCAGAGTATTCCCGCCAACTGGACGGGCGGATGCGCGCGAGCCCCGACATCGTGGACGTCCGACGCGACTACGAGATGAACACGCCGGGCTACGACATCCGCGTGAACCGCGAGCGGGCGTGCGAGATCGGTGAGGATGCCCGAGTGATCTCGGACGTGATGCGCACCTTCTTCGCCTGCGGCCGATCCCGGTGA
- a CDS encoding protein-L-isoaspartate O-methyltransferase: protein MPDYDARREAMVDTQVRPADVTSLPIIDAFLAVPREEFVPPPLRSAAYIGENITLASRRTVLEPRTFAKMLEAIDIGPGDLVLDLGCGLGYSAAVLARMADAVVAVEEDKGMARDAQAAFGEHGVDNVAVEHAALAAGAPQHGPYDAIVIEGAVEEIPQVIAEQLKEGGRVVALFMEGALGVARVGWKIEGALNWRFLFNAAAPVLPGFERAPAFEF, encoded by the coding sequence ATGCCCGACTACGACGCCCGCCGCGAGGCCATGGTCGATACCCAGGTCCGGCCGGCGGACGTCACCAGCCTGCCGATCATCGACGCCTTTCTCGCCGTGCCGCGCGAGGAATTCGTGCCGCCGCCGCTGCGCAGCGCAGCCTATATCGGCGAGAACATCACGCTTGCGTCCCGGCGCACGGTGCTGGAGCCGCGCACGTTCGCCAAGATGCTGGAGGCCATCGACATTGGTCCCGGCGACCTCGTGCTCGATCTCGGTTGCGGCTTGGGCTACTCGGCGGCGGTTTTGGCCCGCATGGCCGACGCGGTGGTCGCCGTGGAAGAGGACAAGGGCATGGCCCGTGACGCGCAGGCCGCCTTCGGTGAGCACGGTGTCGACAACGTGGCCGTCGAACACGCGGCCCTAGCCGCCGGCGCGCCGCAGCACGGGCCCTACGACGCGATCGTGATCGAGGGTGCGGTGGAAGAGATTCCGCAGGTCATCGCCGAGCAGTTGAAGGAGGGCGGGCGGGTCGTTGCGCTCTTCATGGAGGGGGCGCTCGGGGTGGCGCGGGTTGGCTGGAAGATCGAGGGGGCGCTGAATTGGCGGTTCCTGTTCAACGCCGCCGCACCGGTATTGCCGGGCTTCGAGCGGGCCCCGGCCTTCGAGTTCTAG
- a CDS encoding efflux RND transporter permease subunit: MTVLSTVLAAVPLVVSTGACAESRFSIGIVIIGGFLGASVPTLFLTPVLYDLTQRPRSAGHAERRPGAVEGAAPLGP, from the coding sequence GTGACGGTGCTCTCGACGGTCCTGGCGGCGGTGCCGCTGGTGGTGTCGACAGGGGCCTGCGCGGAAAGCCGGTTTTCCATCGGCATCGTCATCATCGGCGGATTCTTGGGCGCCTCGGTCCCGACCCTGTTCCTGACGCCGGTCCTCTACGATCTCACGCAACGGCCTCGGTCGGCGGGGCATGCCGAGCGCCGACCCGGCGCGGTCGAGGGGGCGGCCCCATTAGGACCCTGA
- a CDS encoding fructosamine kinase family protein, producing the protein MADRAAIEAALGAPVSRLAPLHGGDLSEVARVSLADGATVVAKTGPLVAQEARMLEVIAAAGAPCPRVIAVAGDVLILEHLHEARPGAAGWRALGEALARLHAAEGESYGWSEDYAFGSATLPNAPTQDWPAFWAERRLLAWPETLPGDIAARVERLSGRLADLLPRTPPPALLHGDLWAGNVLFTTEGAALIDPACYHGHGEVDLAMLHLFGRPPPQLLEGYGTPEPGWEDRRALYQLWPALVHLRLFGGGYRGMVGGCLRALGA; encoded by the coding sequence ATGGCTGACCGGGCCGCCATCGAGGCGGCGCTTGGCGCGCCGGTCTCGAGGCTTGCGCCGCTGCATGGCGGCGACCTGTCGGAGGTGGCGCGCGTGTCCCTCGCCGATGGTGCGACCGTCGTTGCCAAGACCGGACCCCTTGTCGCGCAAGAGGCGCGGATGCTGGAGGTCATCGCGGCGGCGGGGGCGCCCTGTCCGCGGGTGATCGCCGTCGCGGGCGACGTCTTGATCCTGGAACATCTCCACGAAGCGCGGCCCGGCGCGGCGGGCTGGCGCGCGCTGGGCGAGGCGCTCGCGCGGCTTCACGCAGCCGAAGGCGAGAGCTACGGGTGGTCGGAAGACTATGCCTTCGGCTCAGCGACCCTGCCCAACGCGCCGACGCAGGATTGGCCGGCCTTCTGGGCCGAGCGCCGGCTCCTGGCGTGGCCCGAAACGCTGCCGGGCGATATTGCCGCGCGTGTCGAGCGGCTGTCTGGGCGCCTGGCCGACCTGCTGCCCCGGACGCCGCCGCCGGCGCTGCTGCATGGCGATCTCTGGGCCGGCAACGTGCTGTTCACGACGGAGGGCGCCGCACTGATCGACCCGGCCTGCTATCATGGCCATGGCGAGGTCGACCTCGCCATGCTGCACCTCTTCGGGCGGCCCCCGCCCCAGCTCCTTGAGGGCTACGGCACGCCCGAGCCGGGCTGGGAAGACCGCCGCGCGCTCTACCAGCTATGGCCGGCGCTGGTGCACCTGCGGCTTTTCGGCGGCGGATACCGAGGGATGGTGGGGGGCTGCCTGCGTGCGCTGGGGGCCTGA
- a CDS encoding DMT family transporter, which produces MARLTVAPSHRAGFEKRAGIAAMCIAMALLPIGDAISKTLTGFATPFEVTVWRTLVQAAFFVPVAVILRRHLRGSILSVGSLVSALLIVTVTLSLVTAFASMPIATAIAIFFVEPLLLTLLAGPFLGEVPGPRRYAAVGVGLIGALIVIRPNFIAFGPIVLLPVLAALAYALNMIVMRKATRDRSALTFQFGASLSAAAIILVAQLVAIALGFERVAFSELPVWVFWLVLGAGALAMVAFLAITFAFSKTEASLLAPFQYLEIVGATLVGFLVFGEIPDGITLLGTAIILGSGAYVFYRERKHEVEAATSQPIER; this is translated from the coding sequence ATGGCACGACTGACCGTTGCACCGTCCCATCGCGCCGGTTTCGAGAAGCGCGCCGGTATCGCCGCAATGTGCATTGCCATGGCGCTGCTTCCCATTGGCGATGCGATCTCGAAAACCCTGACCGGCTTTGCCACGCCGTTCGAGGTAACCGTCTGGCGCACACTGGTGCAGGCGGCTTTCTTCGTTCCGGTCGCGGTGATCCTTCGGCGCCACCTCCGCGGCTCCATCCTCTCGGTCGGGTCGCTTGTTTCGGCCTTGCTCATTGTCACCGTGACCCTGTCACTGGTCACGGCTTTCGCCTCCATGCCGATCGCAACGGCGATCGCGATCTTCTTCGTGGAGCCTCTGCTCCTGACGCTGTTGGCCGGTCCATTCCTGGGCGAAGTGCCCGGTCCGCGCAGATACGCCGCTGTCGGTGTCGGGCTGATCGGTGCCCTGATCGTGATCCGGCCGAACTTCATCGCGTTCGGGCCGATCGTCCTGCTGCCGGTGCTGGCGGCGCTGGCCTACGCGCTCAACATGATCGTCATGCGGAAAGCGACGCGCGACCGGTCCGCCCTGACCTTCCAGTTCGGCGCCTCGCTGTCCGCCGCGGCCATCATTCTGGTGGCGCAACTGGTGGCGATTGCCCTTGGATTCGAGCGGGTTGCCTTCTCCGAATTGCCGGTCTGGGTCTTCTGGCTCGTTCTCGGGGCTGGTGCCCTTGCGATGGTTGCGTTCCTCGCGATCACCTTCGCCTTCAGCAAGACGGAGGCGAGCCTGCTTGCGCCGTTCCAGTATCTGGAGATCGTCGGCGCGACCCTTGTCGGGTTCCTCGTCTTCGGCGAAATCCCGGATGGGATAACCCTGCTGGGCACGGCGATCATCCTCGGCTCCGGCGCTTATGTCTTCTATCGCGAACGTAAGCATGAGGTGGAAGCCGCCACATCGCAGCCGATTGAGCGATAG
- a CDS encoding response regulator, giving the protein MSQSDPQILIVDDARDIREPLGQYLRKQGLRTVLAANAGEARRALEDGSPALVVLDIMMPGEDGLSLCRWLVARGGPPVILLTAMADETDRIVGLELGADDYLVKPFNPRELLARIRAVLRRLPEPAPVVASGIRRFGPWRHDPDLQQAQHDDGRSVALTSGESRLLGILLDHPHTVLSRDRLLDLTAGRDAKAYDRAIDNTVSRLRRKVEDDPKAPRLIVTEWGGGYRLAVDVEDT; this is encoded by the coding sequence ATGTCCCAGAGCGACCCGCAGATCCTGATCGTCGACGATGCGCGCGACATCCGCGAACCGTTGGGGCAGTACCTCCGCAAGCAGGGGCTGCGCACCGTCCTGGCCGCGAATGCCGGCGAGGCGCGCCGCGCGCTGGAGGACGGTAGCCCCGCGCTGGTGGTGCTGGACATCATGATGCCGGGCGAGGACGGGCTGAGCCTGTGCCGCTGGCTGGTGGCACGCGGCGGGCCGCCGGTCATCCTTCTGACCGCGATGGCGGACGAGACCGACCGCATCGTGGGCTTGGAACTGGGCGCCGATGATTACCTGGTCAAACCCTTCAACCCGCGCGAGTTGCTGGCGCGCATCCGCGCCGTGCTGCGCCGGCTTCCCGAGCCCGCACCGGTCGTGGCCTCGGGCATCCGCCGGTTCGGTCCTTGGCGCCACGATCCCGACCTTCAGCAGGCGCAGCACGATGATGGCCGCAGTGTGGCGTTGACCTCGGGCGAAAGCCGCCTGCTGGGCATCCTGCTGGACCATCCGCATACCGTGCTCAGCCGCGACCGCCTGCTGGACCTGACGGCTGGGCGCGATGCCAAGGCCTATGACCGGGCCATCGACAACACCGTCAGCCGCCTGCGTCGCAAGGTCGAGGACGACCCCAAGGCTCCCCGCCTGATCGTCACCGAATGGGGCGGCGGCTATCGCCTCGCCGTCGATGTGGAGGACACATGA
- a CDS encoding DUF6538 domain-containing protein encodes MLSSYLSHSRHGVYYFRWPIPPSKEGKRTTVRISLRTRCPDRAGDLARHLASCGRILRENNALAADSALGRGVRAPTFGEVRG; translated from the coding sequence ATGCTGTCATCCTATCTAAGCCACTCTCGGCACGGTGTTTATTACTTCCGCTGGCCTATCCCTCCGTCCAAAGAGGGAAAGCGGACCACGGTTCGCATCTCCCTGCGGACCCGGTGCCCGGATCGGGCTGGTGATTTGGCCCGCCATCTTGCATCCTGCGGACGAATACTGCGTGAGAACAATGCATTGGCGGCCGATAGTGCCCTTGGGCGTGGTGTAAGAGCGCCGACCTTCGGAGAGGTCCGAGGTTGA
- a CDS encoding ferric reductase-like transmembrane domain-containing protein encodes MKTINTTFWALMLGISGLWIAASLPFPQSPNVMAIRRLLVDYSGYLAIAAMSVAMILATRMPWVERRLNGLDKSYRLHKWLGIAALVTAVVHWLSVNAPKWAVSWGLMARPERHGHGGAGADLGTVEAFLRSQRGTAEMLGEWAFYGAVALIAAALITRLPYRLFAATHTLVAIAYLVLVFHALVLIDFDAWTQPVGIVTGLLMAGGVASAMLALTRQIGRRRQVAGRIAGLRQIPSMTITETEIAMDDAWPGHEAGQFAFVTFDEKEGAHPFTIASAWSKDSTSLTIISKALGDYTARLPQTLRIGDDVTVEGPYGRFTFEDGKKRQIWIGAGIGITPFIARLQHLAVQPDGRRIDLIHCVPNIAPEAQARLETDAAAARVDLHLMRDGTDGPLTGARLREILPDWQSASVWFCGPAAFGQALREDLCANGLRPADFHQELFNLR; translated from the coding sequence ATGAAGACGATCAATACCACTTTCTGGGCGCTGATGCTGGGCATCAGCGGCCTTTGGATCGCGGCCAGCCTGCCGTTCCCGCAATCCCCGAATGTCATGGCGATACGCCGCCTGCTGGTGGACTATTCCGGCTATCTGGCCATCGCCGCGATGAGCGTCGCGATGATCCTGGCCACCCGTATGCCGTGGGTGGAACGCCGGCTGAACGGGCTGGACAAGTCCTATCGCCTGCACAAGTGGCTGGGCATCGCCGCGCTGGTGACCGCGGTCGTGCACTGGCTGTCGGTCAACGCCCCGAAATGGGCGGTGTCCTGGGGCCTGATGGCGCGGCCCGAACGACACGGGCATGGCGGCGCTGGCGCCGATCTGGGGACGGTCGAGGCGTTCCTGCGAAGCCAGCGCGGCACCGCCGAGATGCTGGGCGAATGGGCGTTTTACGGGGCCGTCGCGCTGATCGCCGCCGCCCTGATCACGCGGCTGCCCTACAGGCTGTTCGCCGCGACCCATACGCTGGTAGCCATCGCCTATCTCGTTCTGGTCTTTCATGCCCTGGTCCTGATCGATTTCGACGCCTGGACACAGCCTGTGGGCATCGTCACGGGCCTGTTGATGGCCGGCGGCGTCGCGTCGGCGATGCTTGCCCTGACGCGGCAGATCGGCCGCCGCCGCCAGGTCGCAGGCCGCATCGCCGGGCTGCGCCAGATCCCCTCGATGACGATCACCGAGACCGAGATCGCCATGGACGACGCGTGGCCCGGGCATGAGGCGGGACAGTTCGCCTTCGTCACCTTCGATGAGAAAGAGGGTGCGCATCCCTTCACCATCGCCTCGGCTTGGAGCAAGGACAGCACATCGCTGACCATCATCAGCAAGGCCCTGGGCGACTACACCGCGCGCCTGCCCCAGACGCTGCGGATCGGCGACGATGTCACCGTCGAGGGCCCCTATGGTAGATTCACCTTCGAGGACGGCAAGAAACGCCAGATCTGGATCGGTGCGGGCATCGGCATCACGCCCTTCATCGCCCGGCTGCAACACTTGGCCGTGCAGCCTGATGGCCGGCGCATCGACCTCATCCACTGCGTGCCCAACATCGCACCCGAGGCGCAAGCGCGGCTGGAAACCGACGCCGCCGCGGCGCGCGTCGATCTGCACCTGATGCGCGACGGCACGGACGGCCCGCTGACCGGCGCACGCCTGCGCGAGATTCTGCCCGACTGGCAGTCGGCCAGCGTGTGGTTCTGCGGACCGGCCGCCTTCGGCCAGGCGCTGCGCGAGGATCTGTGCGCCAACGGCCTGCGCCCCGCCGATTTCCACCAGGAGCTGTTCAACCTGCGCTGA